The Panicum hallii strain FIL2 chromosome 9, PHallii_v3.1, whole genome shotgun sequence genome has a window encoding:
- the LOC112874845 gene encoding AP-2 complex subunit alpha-2-like produces the protein MALSGMRGLSVFISDIRNCHNKEQERLRVDKELGNIRTRFKNEKGLSPYEKKKYVWKMLYIYMLGYDVDFGHMETVSLISAPKYPEKQVGYIVTSCLLNENNDFLRMVINTVRNDIIGRNETFQCLALTMVGNIGGKEFSESLAPDVQKLLISSSCRPVVRKKAALCLLRLYRKNPDVVNIDGWADRMAQLLDERDLGVLTSVMSLFVSLVSNNAEAYWNCLPKCVRILERLARNQDIPQEYTYYGIPSPWLQVKTMRALQYFPTIEDPNARRALFEVLQRILMGTDVVKNVNKNNASHAVLFEALALVMHLDAEKEMMSQCVALLGKFIAVREPNIRYLGLENMTRMLLVTDVQDIIKRHQAQIITSLKDPDISIRRRALDLLYGMCDVTNAKEIVEELLQYLNTAEFAMREELSLKAAILAEKFAPDLSWYVDVILQLIDKAGDFVSDDIWYRVVQFVTNNEDLQPYAAAKAREYLDKPAIHETMVKVSAYLLGEYGHLLARRPGCSPKELFAIINDKLPTVSTSTVAILLSTYAKILMHNQPPDVGLQQQILTIFKKYESYIDVEIQQRAVEYFELSRKGSALADVLAEMPKFPERESALLKKAEDAEVDTAEQSAIKLRSQQQTSSALVVADHPSANGSTPAANHLTLVKMPSQTVSDIQESSATYEEAPNPPVEAPKENGPVEVESNATNVTDINNEIKVEPPSTSRSTSPADLLADLLGPLAIEAPPAVEQHPAQGLDANQSPVGDLALATLEDQSNSVQPIVNVEEKFHILCTKDSGVLYEDPHIQVGLKAEWRAHHGRLVLFLGNKNTSPLMSVRALILPPSHLKMELSSVPDTIPPRAQVQVPLEIANLRASRDVAVLDFSYTFGTALVDAKLRLPVVLNKFLQPITLTPDEFFPQWKALTVHSLKVQEVVKGVKPMPLPEMANLFMSLHLAVAPGLDNNPNNLVACTTFFSEATRAMLCLIRVETDPQDRTQLRLTVASGDQYLTFELKEFIKEHLIHIPRTQAAPPAAVQPQLPAAAPATYNDPGAMLAGLL, from the exons ATGGCGCTCTCGGGGATGCGGGGGCTCTCGGTCTTCATCAGCGACATACGCAACTGCCACAACAAGGAGCAGGAGCGCCTCCGTGTCGACAAGGAGCTGGGCAACATCCGCACGCGGTTCAAAAATGAGAAG GGCTTATCACCATATGAGAAGAAAAAGTACGTGTGGAAAATGCTTTACATTTATATGCTGGGTTATGAtgttgattttgggcatatggAAACTGTTTCTTTGATATCTGCACCAAAGTATCCTGAGAAGCAG GTTGGCTATATCGTGACATCTTGCTTACTGAATGAGAATAATGATTTCCTAAGGATGGTAATAAATACAGTACGGAATGACATAATAGGACGAAATGAGACTTTCCAGTGCTTAGCATTGACAATG GTAGGTAACATTGGTGGGAAAGAATTTTCTGAGTCACTAGCCCCAGATGTCCAGAAACTTCTT ATTTCAAGTAGCTGCCGTCCTGTTGTCAGAAAGAAGGCTGCTCTATGCCTTCTGCGGCTTTATAGGAAGAATCCTGATGTTGTGAATATTGATGGCTG GGCTGATCGAATGGCACAACTTCTAGATGAGCGCGACCTAGGTGTGCTGACATCTGTCATGAGCCTTTTTGTTTCATTAGTATCCAACAATGCTGAAGCATATTGGAATTGCCTTCCAAAATGTGTAAGAATACTGGAGAGGTTAGCAAGAAATCAAGATATTCCACAAGAATACACTTACTACGGAATCCCATCTCCTTGGCTTCAG GTTAAGACAATGAGAGCTCTTCAGTACTTCCCTACCATTGAAGATCCCAATGCAAGACGAGCTTTGTTTGAG GTTTTACAGCGCATTTTGATGGGCACTGATGTTGTTAAAAACGTTAACAAGAACAATGCCTCACATGCTGTTCTCTTTGAAGCTCTTGCTCTG GTCATGCATCTGGATGCTGAAAAGGAGATGATGTCACAGTGTGTGGCTCTTCTTGGGAAGTTCATTGCAGTCCGGGAACCAAATATTCGGTATCTTGGTCTG GAAAACATGACTAGGATGCTGCTAGTAACAGATGTGCAGGACATCATCAAAAGGCACCAGGCTCAGATCATTACATCTTTGAAGGATCCAGATATCAG CATTAGACGAAGGGCTCTTGATTTACTATATGGCATGTGTGATGTTACAAATGCGAAAGAAATTGTTGAGGAGTTGTTGCAG TATCTTAACACAGCTGAATTTGCAATGCGTGAAGAGCTCTCTCTGAAGGCAGCTATTCTTGCGGAGAAGTTTGCTCCAGATCTTTCATG GTATGTTGATGTTATTCTTCAGCTTATAGATAAAGCAGGAGATTTTGTAAGTGATGATATATGGTATCGAGTGGTACAATTTGTCACCAACAATGAAGATTTGCAG CCATACGCTGCAGCAAAGGCGAGGGAATATCTTGATAAGCCTGCTATTCATGAGACAATGGTCAAG GTCAGTGCTTACCTTCTTGGGGAGTATGGCCATCTTTTGGCCCGGAGACCTGGTTGTAGCCCTAAGGAATTGTTTGCTATTATAAATGATAAACTTCCGACAGTATC GACAAGTACTGTTGCCATTCTTCTCTCAACCTATGCCAAGATATTGATGCACAATCAACCTCCTGATGTTGGATTGCAGCAACAAATCCTCACAATATTTAAAAA GTACGAGAGCTATATTGATGTTGAAATACAACAGAGAGCAGTTGAATATTTTGAACTAAGCAGGAAAGGCTCTGCTTTGGCAGATGTGTTGGCCGAAATGCCGAAATTCCCTGAACGTGAG TCTGCTTTACTGAAGAAGGCTGAAGATGCTGAAGTTGACACAGCCGAGCAGAGTGCTATAAAGCTACGAAGTCAGCAGCAAACTTCCAGTGCTCTTGTCGTAGCTGATCACCCCTCTGCAAATGGATCAACACCAGCAGCTAATCATCTCACTCTTGTGAAGATGCCAAGCCAAACTGTTTCTGATATTCAGGAGAGCAGTGCTACTTATGAAGAAGCTCCCAACCCACCTGTTGAAGCTCCTAAAGAAAATGGTCCTGTTGAAGTTGAGAGCAATGCCACAAACGTTACTGATATCAATAATGAGATTAAAGTTGAACCTCCTTCGACATCCCGTTCTACTTCTCCTGCAGACCTCCTAGCAGATCTTTTGGGTCCTCTTGCAATAGAGGCCCCTCCTGCTGTAGAGCAACATCCTGCCCAAGGATTAGACGCTAATCAAAGTCCAGTAGGTGACTTGGCACTAGCTACCCTTGAGGACCAGTCCAACTCAGTTCAG CCAATTGTCAATGTTGAGGAGAAGTTTCATATATTGTGCACAAAAGATAGTGGAGTGCTGTATGAGGATCCTCACATTCAG GTTGGTTTGAAAGCGGAATGGCGTGCTCATCATGGCCGTCTTGTTCTTTTCCTGGGGAACAAAAACACTTCACCCCTTATGTCAGTGCGGGCTCTGATTTTGCCTCCTAGTCATTTAAAAATGGAGCTCTCGTCAGTTCCAGATACTATCCCTCCAAGAGCTCAG GTGCAAGTTCCACTTGAGATTGCGAATCTTCGTGCAAGTAGAGATGTTGCTGTTCTTGATTTCTCATACACGTTTGGAACTGCACTG GTGGATGCCAAACTTCGACTCCCTGTTGTATTGAATAAATTTTTGCAACCTATAACTCTTACCCCTGATGAATTTTTCCCCCAGTGGAAAGCACTGACTGTTCATTCGCTGAAGGTTCAAGAAGTG GTAAAAGGTGTGAAACCGATGCCTCTTCCTGAGATGGCTAATCTTTTCATGAGCCTTCACTTGGCGGTCGCTCCTGGACTT GATAACAACCCGAACAATCTGGTTGCGTGCACCACATTTTTTTCTGAAGCAACACGTGCGATGCTTTGTCTG ATAAGAGTTGAAACAGATCCACAAGACAGGACTCAACTCCGGCTAACAGTTGCATCTGGCGACCAATATTTGACATTCGA GTTGAAGGAATTCATCAAGGAGCATTTGATCCATATCCCAAGGACTCAGGCAGCCCCACCTGCCGCGGTACAGCCACAATTGCCTGCTGCAGCACCTGCCACATACAATGACCCTGGTGCCATGCTTGCTGGATTGCTATGA